The following coding sequences lie in one Macrobrachium nipponense isolate FS-2020 chromosome 45, ASM1510439v2, whole genome shotgun sequence genomic window:
- the LOC135214304 gene encoding tetratricopeptide repeat protein 33-like isoform X2, with translation MSTSMEGLLWMQSFGWKRKAGLAKPRPAVFSGEEAEDDSAKDPDVDWLTAAKRPKVMELEDVKVKARRLSNEGVMLAEAGRWWAAIGRWNGALELTPDDHTLHEMMAQAYMQVGEVFPALTSAQKAVELYPTWWIGLQTLGRAQLGLGEVELAVKTFSKAVHIAPDQQELWREDLLWSSGLLQKQREIKAEKAKLQAAIEQGTVSITELQEPHIEGTIREKSLQLYRKQQLEEAARAQSSSSGKDEGTSTEDKNKSIDITKMVRMRVT, from the exons ATGAGTACCTCCATGGAAGGTCTGTTATGG ATGCAGTCCTTTGGGTGGAAGAGAAAAGCTGGATTAGCCAAGCCTCGCCCAGCTGTGTTTTCAGGCGAGGAGGCAGAAGATGACTCTGCTAAGGACCCAGATGTTGATTGGCTTACAGCTGCCAAACGACCAAAG GTGATGGAGTTAGAAGACGTTAAGGTTAAAGCTCGTCGGCTTAGCAATGAAGGAGTTATGCTAGCTGAGGCTGGTCGGTGGTGGGCAGCTATTGGCCGGTGGAACGGAGCTTTGGAATTGACGCCAGATGATCATACTCTACACGAAATGATGGCCCAGGCCTATATGCAG GTAGGAGAGGTGTTCCCAGCATTGACATCAGCTCAGAAGGCTGTGGAATTGTACCCCACTTGGTGGATAGGCCTCCAAACTCTTGGACGTGCACAGCTAGGGCTAGGGGAAGTCGAACTAGCTGTCAAGACCTTTTCCAAAGCCGTCCACATAGCCCCAGATCAGCAAGAATTGTGGAGGGAGGATTTACTG TGGTCCTCAGGGTTGCTCcagaagcagagagaaattaAAGCTGAGAAGGCAAAATTGCAGGCAGCCATTGAACAGGGCACTGTGTCTATCACTGAACTCCAAGAACCGCACATTGAGGGAACCATCCGAGAGAAATCTCtacagctgtacagaaaacagcAACTGGAAGAAGCTGCACGAGCGCAGTCATCGAGTAGTGGAAAGGATGAAGGTACGAGCACAGAAGATAAGAACAAAAGCATAGACATTACAAAAATGGTTAGAATGAGGGTAACATAA
- the LOC135214304 gene encoding tetratricopeptide repeat protein 33-like isoform X1 → MEGGWSALLLDTTNGMQSFGWKRKAGLAKPRPAVFSGEEAEDDSAKDPDVDWLTAAKRPKVMELEDVKVKARRLSNEGVMLAEAGRWWAAIGRWNGALELTPDDHTLHEMMAQAYMQVGEVFPALTSAQKAVELYPTWWIGLQTLGRAQLGLGEVELAVKTFSKAVHIAPDQQELWREDLLWSSGLLQKQREIKAEKAKLQAAIEQGTVSITELQEPHIEGTIREKSLQLYRKQQLEEAARAQSSSSGKDEGTSTEDKNKSIDITKMVRMRVT, encoded by the exons ATGGAAGGAGGTTGGTCGGCCCTCCTGCTAGATACTACGAATGGC ATGCAGTCCTTTGGGTGGAAGAGAAAAGCTGGATTAGCCAAGCCTCGCCCAGCTGTGTTTTCAGGCGAGGAGGCAGAAGATGACTCTGCTAAGGACCCAGATGTTGATTGGCTTACAGCTGCCAAACGACCAAAG GTGATGGAGTTAGAAGACGTTAAGGTTAAAGCTCGTCGGCTTAGCAATGAAGGAGTTATGCTAGCTGAGGCTGGTCGGTGGTGGGCAGCTATTGGCCGGTGGAACGGAGCTTTGGAATTGACGCCAGATGATCATACTCTACACGAAATGATGGCCCAGGCCTATATGCAG GTAGGAGAGGTGTTCCCAGCATTGACATCAGCTCAGAAGGCTGTGGAATTGTACCCCACTTGGTGGATAGGCCTCCAAACTCTTGGACGTGCACAGCTAGGGCTAGGGGAAGTCGAACTAGCTGTCAAGACCTTTTCCAAAGCCGTCCACATAGCCCCAGATCAGCAAGAATTGTGGAGGGAGGATTTACTG TGGTCCTCAGGGTTGCTCcagaagcagagagaaattaAAGCTGAGAAGGCAAAATTGCAGGCAGCCATTGAACAGGGCACTGTGTCTATCACTGAACTCCAAGAACCGCACATTGAGGGAACCATCCGAGAGAAATCTCtacagctgtacagaaaacagcAACTGGAAGAAGCTGCACGAGCGCAGTCATCGAGTAGTGGAAAGGATGAAGGTACGAGCACAGAAGATAAGAACAAAAGCATAGACATTACAAAAATGGTTAGAATGAGGGTAACATAA
- the LOC135214304 gene encoding tetratricopeptide repeat protein 33-like isoform X3 produces the protein MQSFGWKRKAGLAKPRPAVFSGEEAEDDSAKDPDVDWLTAAKRPKVMELEDVKVKARRLSNEGVMLAEAGRWWAAIGRWNGALELTPDDHTLHEMMAQAYMQVGEVFPALTSAQKAVELYPTWWIGLQTLGRAQLGLGEVELAVKTFSKAVHIAPDQQELWREDLLWSSGLLQKQREIKAEKAKLQAAIEQGTVSITELQEPHIEGTIREKSLQLYRKQQLEEAARAQSSSSGKDEGTSTEDKNKSIDITKMVRMRVT, from the exons ATGCAGTCCTTTGGGTGGAAGAGAAAAGCTGGATTAGCCAAGCCTCGCCCAGCTGTGTTTTCAGGCGAGGAGGCAGAAGATGACTCTGCTAAGGACCCAGATGTTGATTGGCTTACAGCTGCCAAACGACCAAAG GTGATGGAGTTAGAAGACGTTAAGGTTAAAGCTCGTCGGCTTAGCAATGAAGGAGTTATGCTAGCTGAGGCTGGTCGGTGGTGGGCAGCTATTGGCCGGTGGAACGGAGCTTTGGAATTGACGCCAGATGATCATACTCTACACGAAATGATGGCCCAGGCCTATATGCAG GTAGGAGAGGTGTTCCCAGCATTGACATCAGCTCAGAAGGCTGTGGAATTGTACCCCACTTGGTGGATAGGCCTCCAAACTCTTGGACGTGCACAGCTAGGGCTAGGGGAAGTCGAACTAGCTGTCAAGACCTTTTCCAAAGCCGTCCACATAGCCCCAGATCAGCAAGAATTGTGGAGGGAGGATTTACTG TGGTCCTCAGGGTTGCTCcagaagcagagagaaattaAAGCTGAGAAGGCAAAATTGCAGGCAGCCATTGAACAGGGCACTGTGTCTATCACTGAACTCCAAGAACCGCACATTGAGGGAACCATCCGAGAGAAATCTCtacagctgtacagaaaacagcAACTGGAAGAAGCTGCACGAGCGCAGTCATCGAGTAGTGGAAAGGATGAAGGTACGAGCACAGAAGATAAGAACAAAAGCATAGACATTACAAAAATGGTTAGAATGAGGGTAACATAA